One genomic window of Augochlora pura isolate Apur16 chromosome 5, APUR_v2.2.1, whole genome shotgun sequence includes the following:
- the LOC144470246 gene encoding activator of 90 kDa heat shock protein ATPase homolog 1 translates to MAKWGEGDPRWIVEERPDATNVNNWHWTEKNACAWSQDKLKELFTNMKIEGDQVVCTVTEVEKCKGEAMANNRKGKLIFFYEWNIVLKWICNGKSDKKIEGKINIPNLSEENDITEVDIEITLKDSTDEGEAVKHFLHTKGKDAIREKLTKYVSALREEFAAGMILPKKDSAKENVSSITSVFNAKMQMNSTVALSNKGKSLGAKILTSTIKQQHKFQCRAEDFFNVFTKTEMVQAFTKGPVKMEAKKGGKFELFGGNIHGEFTEITPTKIVQRWRCKQWPDGHYSEVIIGISEKNDHTEVNLTQTGVPSSEEESTKENWERYYWDAIKRSFGFGYFM, encoded by the exons ATGGCAAAGTGGGGTGAAGGTGATCCCAGGTGGATTGTTGAAGAAAGGCCTGATGCCACTAATGTCAATAACTGGCATTG GACAGAGAAAAATGCCTGTGCATGGTCCCAGGATAagttgaaagaattatttaccaATATGAAGATAGAAGGAGATCAAG tTGTATGTACGGTAACAGAAGTAGAGAAATGCAAGGGTGAGGCAATGGCTAACAATAGGAaaggtaaattaattttcttctatgaatggaatattgttttaaaatggATATGCAATGGAAAATCTGATAAGAAGATTGAGGGTAAAATAAACATTCCAAATCTATCTGAGGAGAATGATATTACTGAAGTAGat ATCGAAATTACTTTGAAAGATAGTACAGATGAAGGCGAAgctgtaaaacattttttgcaCACGAAAGGAAAGGATGCCATCCGAGAAAAGTTAACGAAATATGTCTCCGCTTTAAGAGAAG AATTTGCCGCTGGAATGATTCTACCAAAAAAAGATAGTGCGAAAGAGAATGTTTCAAGTATCACCTCTGTATTCAATGCAAAA ATGCAAATGAATTCCACAGTGGCGTTGTCAAATAAGGGAAAATCATTGGGAGCCAAGATTTTGACATCAACGATTAAGCAGCAACATAAGTTCCAATGTAGAGCAGAAGATTTCTTCAATGTGTTCACGAAGACTGAG ATGGTTCAGGCGTTCACGAAAGGACCGGTAAAAATGGAGGCGAAGAAGGGTGGAAAGTTTGAACTGTTTGGTGGTAATATTCATGGAgaatttactgaaattacaCCCACGAAGATTGTGCAAAGGTGGCGTTGTAAACAATGGCCTGATGGACATTACAGTGAAGTAATTATTGGCATCTCGGAGAAGAATGATCATACTGAAGTTAATTTAACGCAAACAGGTGTACCATCCag cgAGGAAGAATCAACGAAAGAGAATTGGGAGAGGTACTATTGGGATGCTATAAAACGTTCATTTGGATTTGGCTATTTCATGTGA